A single region of the Vicia villosa cultivar HV-30 ecotype Madison, WI linkage group LG4, Vvil1.0, whole genome shotgun sequence genome encodes:
- the LOC131599248 gene encoding polygalacturonase-like: MMKNLRIGIIFSFLYFLADIVAAQSGVFDISKFGGAPNGDITQAFTTAWNEACASTTAAKIVIPAGTYKMGLLEVKGPCKAPVEVQVDGTIQAPGNNADLKGAEQWIRFNDIDSLTISGKGVFDGQGAAAWKGASVAWKDKSHGKGSNKRAISLYFAYCNNTMVTGVTSKDSKYFHFMVLGCNNITFDAVKIIAPDESPNTDGIHMGRSNGVTIINTNIGTGDDCVSLGDGSKNVTVENVNCGPGHGISVGSLGKYPNEENVAGFIVKNCTLTETENGVRIKTWPDTPGKITVTDMHFEDIIMNNVMNPVIVDQEYCPWNQCSKKNPSKIKLSKVTFKNIKGTSGTSEGVIIICSSGVPCDGVELNNVDLTFNGAPAVAKCSNVKPIVTGKAPICGAPASASTSTSASPSASPTSASASPSASPDSASAPKESAPKEKKEKKEKKEEKEEKGEKEDDD; the protein is encoded by the exons atgatgaaGAACTTGAGAATTGGTATAATATTTTCATTCCTATATTTTCTAGCGGACATTGTTGCAGCTCAATCTGGTGTCTTTGACATATCTAAATTTGGTGGAGCACCAAATGGAGATATTACCCAG GCCTTCACGACTGCTTGGAATGAAGCGTGTGCATCAACAACTGCCGCTAAAATTGTTATTCCAGCTGGTACATACAAGATGGGTTTATTAGAAGTTAAAGGTCCTTGTAAGGCTCCTGTAGAAGTTCAAGTGGATGGCACAATTCAAGCACCTGGGAACAATGCTGATCTTAAAGGAGCTGAACAATGGATCCGGTTTAATGATATAGACTCCCTTACCATATCAGGAAAAGGAGTTTTTGATGGTCAAGGTGCAGCTGCATGGAAAGGTGCTTCAGTTGCTTGGAAAGATAAATCTCATGGAAAAGGTTCCAATAAACGTGCAATT AGTTTGTATTTTGCTTATTGCAACAATACAATGGTCACTGGTGTTACATCTAAGGACAGCAAGTATTTTCATTTTATGGTTTTGGGGTGTAACAATATCACATTTGATGCCGTCAAAATTATAGCGCCTGATGAAAGTCCTAATACTGATGGAATCCACATGGGAAGATCAAATGGTGTTACAATTATTAATACGAACATTGGAACTGGAGATGATTGTGTATCATTAGGTGATGGTAGCAAAAATGTAACTGTCGAAAATGTGAATTGTGGACCAGGACATGGTATTAGTGTTGGAAGCCTTGGAAAGTATCCGAATGAAGAGAATGTAGCAGGTTTTATAGTTAAAAATTGTACTCTCACAGAAACTGAAAATGGTGTGAGGATTAAGACTTGGCCTGATACACCAGGAAAAATTACTGTTACTGATATGCATTTTGAAGACATTATCATGAATAATGTCATGAACCCTGTCATCGTTGACCAAGAGTATTGTCCATGGAATCAATGTTCTAAAAAG AATCCATCAAAAATAAAGCTAAGCAAGGTTACATTCAAGAACATTAAGGGCACATCTGGAACATCAGAAGGAGTGATTATTATTTGCAGTAGTGGTGTACCATGCGATGGCGTGGAGTTAAATAATGTTGATCTCACATTCAATGGAGCACCAGCAGTAGCTAAATGTTCTAATGTCAAACCTATAGTTACAGGAAAAGCTCCTATTTGTGGAGCTCCAGCTTCAGCTTCAACTTCAACTTCAGCATCACCTTCAGCTTCACCGACTTCAGCTTCAGCATCACCTTCAGCTTCGCCAGATTCAGCTTCAGCTCCTAAAGAGTCAGCtcctaaagaaaaaaaagaaaaaaaagaaaaaaaagaagaaaaagaagaaaaaggagaaaaagaagaCGACGATTAG